A genome region from Paludibacterium sp. B53371 includes the following:
- a CDS encoding acyl-CoA dehydrogenase, with translation MAQSTQRPAFAWDDALLLNEQLTDDERMVLDTARAYCQDQLMPRVLTANREERFDREIMSEMGELGLLGCTIDGYGCAGLSHVAYGLVAREVERVDSGYRSAMSVQSSLVMHPIWAYGSEAQKDKYLPRLATGELVGCFGLTEPDAGSDPGSMKTRARKVEGGYVLKGSKMWITNSPIADVCVVWAKDDEGEIRGFILERGMKGLSMPKIHGKFSLRASITGEIVMDDVLVPEDALLPGVKGLKGPFGCLNKARYGIAWGSMGAAEFCWHAARQYTLDRQQFGRPLAATQLVQLKLANMQTEISLGLQAALRVGRLLDEGRAAPEMISLIKRNNCGKALDIARVARDMHGGNGIADEFHVIRHVMNLEAVNTYEGTHDVHALILGRAQTGIQAFG, from the coding sequence CCCAGCGTCCGGCCTTTGCCTGGGACGATGCCTTGCTGCTGAATGAGCAACTGACCGATGACGAGCGCATGGTGCTCGATACGGCGCGCGCCTACTGCCAGGATCAACTGATGCCGCGTGTGCTGACGGCCAATCGCGAGGAGCGCTTTGACCGGGAGATTATGTCGGAGATGGGTGAGCTGGGCCTGCTGGGCTGCACCATCGATGGCTATGGCTGTGCCGGTCTGTCGCATGTGGCCTATGGCCTGGTGGCGCGCGAGGTGGAGCGGGTGGATTCCGGCTACCGTTCGGCCATGAGTGTGCAGTCTTCGCTGGTGATGCATCCGATCTGGGCTTACGGCAGCGAGGCGCAGAAGGATAAGTATTTGCCGCGGCTGGCCACGGGTGAGCTGGTCGGCTGCTTCGGTCTGACCGAGCCGGATGCCGGCTCGGATCCGGGCAGCATGAAGACCCGGGCGCGCAAGGTCGAGGGTGGCTATGTGCTCAAGGGCAGCAAGATGTGGATTACCAACAGCCCGATTGCCGATGTCTGTGTGGTCTGGGCCAAGGATGATGAAGGCGAGATCCGCGGCTTTATTCTCGAGCGTGGCATGAAGGGGCTGTCGATGCCGAAGATTCACGGCAAGTTCAGCCTGCGTGCCTCGATCACCGGGGAAATCGTCATGGATGACGTGCTGGTACCGGAGGATGCCCTGCTGCCGGGGGTGAAGGGGCTGAAGGGGCCGTTTGGCTGTCTGAACAAGGCACGTTATGGCATTGCCTGGGGCAGCATGGGGGCGGCTGAGTTCTGCTGGCATGCCGCCCGTCAGTACACGCTGGACCGTCAGCAGTTTGGCCGTCCGCTGGCGGCGACCCAATTGGTCCAGCTCAAGCTGGCCAATATGCAGACGGAAATCAGCCTCGGGCTGCAGGCGGCATTGCGGGTCGGCCGACTGCTCGACGAAGGTCGGGCGGCACCGGAAATGATCTCGCTGATCAAGCGCAATAACTGTGGCAAGGCGCTGGACATCGCCCGCGTGGCGCGCGACATGCACGGTGGCAACGGCATTGCCGATGAGTTCCACGTCATCCGCCATGTGATGAACCTCGAGGCGGTCAATACCTATGAGGGGACGCACGATGTGCATGCGCTGATTCTGGGGCGTGCCCAGACGGGTATCCAGGCTTTCGGCTGA